The sequence TCGCCCGTCTGTCGGTGGAATGTCGGCGGGCTGTCGGTGGCGGTTGGTCCCATGAGGACATGACACGAACCGACAAGAACCCCGGGCGCGGCACGAACGCCGTCGAGGTGCGGGGACTGGTCAAGCACTACGGCTCGACCAAAGCGCTGGACGGCGTGGACCTCGATGTGAGCCAGGGCACCGTGCTCGGTGTGCTCGGCCCCAACGGCGCCGGCAAGACCACGCTCGTACGCTGCCTGTCCACCCTGATCCTCCCCGACGCCGGACACGCCGTCGTCGCGGGATACGACGTGGTGAAGCAGCCCCGGCAACTGCGCCGGACCATCGGCCTGACCGGCCAGTACGCCTCGGTCGACGAGAAGCTCTCCGGCTGGGAGAACCTCTACATGGTCGGGCGCCTGCTCGACCTGTCCCGCAAGCGGGCCCGCTCCCGCGCCGACGAACTCCTGGAGCGGTTCTCGCTCACCGCCGCCGCCCGGCGCCCGGCGATGGAGTACTCCGGCGGCATGCGGCGCCGGCTCGACCTGGCCGCGTCCATGATCGGCAGCCCGGCCGTCCTGTATCTGGACGAGCCGACGACGGGGCTCGACCCCCGTACCCGTAACGAGGTCTGGGACGAGGTGCAGCGGATGGTCGCGGAGGGGGCGACCGTGCTGCTCACCACCCAGTACATGGAGGAGGCCGAACAGCTCGCCGACGAGCTGACGGTCATCGACCAGGGGAAGATCATCGCGAGCGGCGGGGTGGACGAGCTGAAGGCGAAGGTCGGCGGCCGCACCCTCCAGATCCGGCCCTCGGACCCGGCGCAGCTGGCCGCGATGGCCCGGGCGCTCAGGGAGGCCGGACTCGACGGGATCGCGGGCGCGCAGGCCGTACCGGACGAGGGGCTGCTGCTCGTGCCGATCCTCAGCGACGAACAGCTCACCGCCGTCATAGGGCTGCTGGGCACCCGGGGGTTCTCCCTCGCCCATGTCGCCACCGCACTGCCCAGCCTGGACGAGGTGTTCCTCGCCATCACCGGTGAGAAATCCCCGTCCGTGACCGACACGATCCCCGAGGAGGTCGCGGCATGAGCACGGCGACTCTGACGCCCACGCCCACCGGATCCGTAC is a genomic window of Streptomyces sp. NBC_01237 containing:
- a CDS encoding ATP-binding cassette domain-containing protein, giving the protein MTRTDKNPGRGTNAVEVRGLVKHYGSTKALDGVDLDVSQGTVLGVLGPNGAGKTTLVRCLSTLILPDAGHAVVAGYDVVKQPRQLRRTIGLTGQYASVDEKLSGWENLYMVGRLLDLSRKRARSRADELLERFSLTAAARRPAMEYSGGMRRRLDLAASMIGSPAVLYLDEPTTGLDPRTRNEVWDEVQRMVAEGATVLLTTQYMEEAEQLADELTVIDQGKIIASGGVDELKAKVGGRTLQIRPSDPAQLAAMARALREAGLDGIAGAQAVPDEGLLLVPILSDEQLTAVIGLLGTRGFSLAHVATALPSLDEVFLAITGEKSPSVTDTIPEEVAA